The Clostridia bacterium genome segment GTCTCCCCGCCCCGGTCCCTTTCCCCGCCCCTTGAATATTATTTTAGAAAGGAGGTACGTCAATGATTGTCATCGATCCGGGCCACGGCGGCTCAGATCCGGGAGCCACCGGCCCTTCCGGTCTGAAAGAAAAAGATGTGACGCTGGCCGTAAGCCTGCGGCTGGCGGATAAATTGAAGCAGTTGGGGGCCCAAGTCCAGCTCACCAGGCGAACGGACCAGGGCCTCCCCCTGGCAGAAAGGGTATATTTAATTAACAGCTTTAAATCCCAGGTTTTCGCCAGTATCCACTGCAATGCTCATTCAAATCCCCAAGCCGGGGGCGTGGAAATCTGGCACAGCTACCGGGGCGATTACGGCAGCATCTACTACCGGGAAGCCATGCGGATTGCCTCCATCGTTCAAGAACAACTGGTACAAGGCACCGGTTTAAAGAACAGGGGGATCAAATACAGGCTGGTGGATACCCAAGGTTCTCCCATTTACGGGCTGGATTACTTTTACCTGCACCGGAAAGCCAAGTGCCCCGGCCTGA includes the following:
- a CDS encoding N-acetylmuramoyl-L-alanine amidase; its protein translation is MIVIDPGHGGSDPGATGPSGLKEKDVTLAVSLRLADKLKQLGAQVQLTRRTDQGLPLAERVYLINSFKSQVFASIHCNAHSNPQAGGVEIWHSYRGDYGSIYYREAMRIASIVQEQLVQGTGLKNRGIKYRLVDTQGSPIYGLDYFYLHRKAKCPGLIIELGFISNPAEEALLADPAFQDKAAAAITAGLAAALGLTGKPPCQPGPPALKETTVIFKGTRLQGFILDGRAYVEVRKLAETMGAAVHWDPNLNQVVIQK